The Bacteroidota bacterium genome has a window encoding:
- a CDS encoding oligosaccharide flippase family protein, giving the protein MAGSSRDRISDLWQRYRQDPAHRELLHSSFISLLIRGLGVSTGFLVTWITARFYGADALGVVSICVAILSLASVFGKLGMDVALMRFITGFATRQQFDSIKGVYVTAMRHVVPISLGIAVLLWLLAEPMADQLFHKPDLAPVLRINAWCTLPLVLLLLHSEAVRGLKHIGSYTFFQTAAVSTAATLLLFLMMTVATGRFIPVYIQFVCITLVGLASCLIWLRGSRFFQSATRHEVSGQQLRATAGPMFTTTIMQLLMSWAGTLILASHVPEAEVGIYNALVRISVFTNITILDINSIALPRFVEAWSSSDRQALRQTTRSAARMIFLSSLPIFLILAIFPATLLSIFGKDFAGHELPLYLLLAGQFVVVLVGLPSQLLNMTGRQAALRNISIVSAVINIGSCLFLIPAYGVIGACIAQIVGTLVWNSLCVYAVYKEFGFWSGVRF; this is encoded by the coding sequence ATGGCTGGTTCATCGCGCGATAGGATATCGGATCTATGGCAGCGATACCGTCAGGATCCTGCTCACCGTGAACTGCTCCATTCCAGTTTCATTTCTCTACTGATCCGAGGATTGGGAGTGTCAACGGGCTTCCTGGTCACCTGGATCACCGCTCGATTCTATGGTGCCGATGCGTTGGGTGTGGTTTCGATCTGTGTTGCGATTCTCAGTCTCGCGTCGGTTTTCGGAAAACTCGGCATGGATGTCGCGTTGATGCGCTTCATTACCGGTTTTGCAACCCGGCAGCAATTCGATTCCATCAAAGGGGTCTATGTGACGGCGATGCGCCATGTCGTTCCGATTTCGTTGGGGATCGCCGTGCTGCTCTGGTTACTTGCAGAGCCGATGGCCGACCAACTGTTTCACAAGCCGGATCTTGCTCCTGTCCTTCGGATCAACGCATGGTGCACCCTTCCGCTCGTTCTCTTGCTGTTGCATTCGGAGGCGGTGCGTGGGTTGAAGCACATCGGATCCTACACCTTTTTCCAAACCGCCGCGGTATCCACTGCTGCGACGCTGCTGTTGTTTCTGATGATGACGGTCGCTACCGGCCGATTCATCCCTGTGTATATACAGTTCGTATGCATCACGCTGGTCGGCCTGGCATCCTGCCTGATCTGGCTCCGGGGTAGCAGGTTCTTTCAAAGTGCCACCCGGCATGAGGTGAGCGGTCAGCAATTGCGCGCCACCGCCGGTCCAATGTTCACCACCACGATCATGCAATTGCTGATGTCCTGGGCGGGCACCTTGATCCTGGCTTCCCATGTGCCCGAAGCGGAAGTCGGGATCTACAACGCACTTGTGCGTATCTCCGTTTTTACGAATATCACGATCCTGGACATCAACAGTATCGCGCTTCCCCGGTTTGTGGAGGCTTGGTCCTCCAGCGACCGACAAGCCCTCCGTCAAACCACACGATCAGCGGCGAGGATGATCTTCCTGAGTTCGTTGCCGATCTTCCTGATACTGGCCATATTCCCTGCAACCCTGCTCTCCATTTTCGGGAAAGACTTTGCCGGACATGAACTTCCACTTTATCTGCTATTGGCGGGTCAGTTTGTCGTGGTACTGGTCGGATTACCATCGCAACTCCTGAACATGACCGGCCGGCAGGCTGCTTTGCGGAATATTTCCATCGTCTCTGCGGTTATCAATATCGGCTCCTGCCTGTTCCTGATCCCGGCATACGGGGTGATCGGAGCATGTATCGCTCAGATCGTCGGCACACTGGTCTGGAACAGCCTTTGCGTCTATGCAGTCTACAAGGAGTTCGGATTCTGGTCCGGGGTCCGGTTCTGA
- the cysQ gene encoding 3'(2'),5'-bisphosphate nucleotidase CysQ encodes MTAISDLLITAITASIEAGRSIMRLYSGDIQVELKDDRSPVTAADKAAHAVIQQALVETGLPILSEEGKEIPYATRKSWSRYWLVDPLDGTKEYIARTGEFTVNIALMENDRPVAGVIYAPVIDVLYAGDVAGHAFHLIQDASRINRNSLHRLGDFRVASQPASVTGGIRVVASRSHRTPETDRFIEELKQEFGSAALVSAGSSLKFCLVAEGKADIYPRFGRTMEWDVAAGHAILLAAGKDVRSYPGYAIFPYNKPDLGNGWFIAR; translated from the coding sequence GTGACGGCAATTTCCGACCTACTGATCACCGCGATCACTGCTTCCATTGAAGCCGGGCGCTCGATCATGCGCTTATATTCCGGCGACATCCAGGTAGAGTTGAAAGATGATCGCAGTCCCGTCACCGCCGCGGATAAGGCTGCTCACGCAGTCATTCAACAGGCTTTGGTTGAAACCGGTTTACCAATCCTGAGCGAGGAAGGGAAGGAGATCCCATATGCTACCCGGAAATCGTGGAGCCGCTATTGGCTCGTTGATCCATTGGACGGAACCAAAGAGTATATCGCGCGCACCGGTGAGTTCACGGTCAATATCGCGTTGATGGAAAATGACCGGCCCGTCGCCGGCGTCATCTATGCTCCTGTGATCGATGTGTTGTATGCGGGCGATGTGGCGGGGCATGCGTTCCATCTTATTCAGGATGCATCCCGGATCAACAGGAATTCGCTCCATCGACTCGGCGATTTCAGAGTGGCTTCCCAGCCTGCATCTGTCACAGGCGGTATTCGGGTGGTTGCCAGTCGCTCTCATCGTACGCCGGAAACCGACCGGTTCATTGAAGAGCTAAAACAGGAGTTCGGTTCAGCTGCGCTGGTTTCCGCCGGTAGTTCACTCAAGTTTTGCCTGGTAGCGGAAGGCAAGGCGGATATCTACCCGCGGTTTGGGCGTACGATGGAGTGGGATGTCGCCGCGGGCCACGCGATCCTGCTGGCTGCGGGCAAAGATGTCCGGTCTTATCCGGGGTATGCCATTTTCCCATACAATAAACCTGATCTCGGTAATGGCTGGTTCATCGCGCGATAG